The following are encoded together in the Phenylobacterium sp. NIBR 498073 genome:
- a CDS encoding 1-acyl-sn-glycerol-3-phosphate acyltransferase, producing MTSLSPTASALPAAGAYHDHIVDTLIAERAPRLSGGALWPLVRPALYKILDYRKARAMADAIAPLPGRAALDYVSDLLSVQVEARGLQHVPSKGRAIFICNHPTGIADGIAVFDALKRLRPDICFYANSDAHRVAPHFDEVLIPVEWVEAKRTRERTRLTLQLTRQAMEDERALMIFPAGRLARRGPGGVLSDPEWMPSAISLARKYEAPVIPMHLSGPSSTLFHFFNRFSNELRDITLFHELLNKRGRKFSLILGPPVPPDALVVDAVAATEALKAYVRTLPQHPERPFA from the coding sequence ATGACGAGCCTTTCGCCCACCGCCTCCGCCCTGCCTGCCGCCGGCGCCTATCACGACCACATCGTCGATACGCTGATCGCCGAGCGCGCGCCGCGGCTGTCGGGCGGCGCGCTGTGGCCGCTGGTCCGGCCGGCGCTCTACAAGATCCTGGACTATCGCAAGGCCCGGGCCATGGCCGACGCCATCGCCCCGCTGCCCGGCCGCGCCGCCCTCGACTACGTCTCCGACCTGCTCAGCGTGCAGGTCGAGGCCCGCGGCCTGCAGCATGTCCCGTCGAAAGGGCGCGCGATCTTCATCTGCAACCACCCGACCGGCATCGCCGACGGCATCGCAGTGTTCGACGCGCTCAAGCGCCTTCGGCCCGACATCTGCTTCTACGCCAATTCCGACGCCCACCGCGTCGCGCCGCATTTCGACGAGGTGCTGATCCCCGTCGAGTGGGTCGAGGCCAAGCGCACCCGCGAACGCACCCGCCTGACCCTGCAGCTGACCCGCCAGGCCATGGAGGACGAGCGCGCCCTGATGATCTTCCCTGCCGGCCGCTTGGCTAGGCGCGGCCCAGGCGGCGTGCTCAGCGATCCCGAATGGATGCCCAGCGCCATCTCGCTGGCCCGCAAGTACGAGGCGCCGGTGATCCCGATGCACCTCAGCGGCCCCTCCTCGACCCTGTTCCACTTCTTCAACCGCTTCTCGAACGAGCTGCGCGACATCACCCTGTTCCACGAACTGCTGAACAAGCGCGGCCGGAAGTTCTCGCTGATCCTCGGTCCGCCGGTGCCGCCCGACGCGCTCGTCGTCGACGCGGTCGCCGCCACCGAGGCGCTGAAGGCCTATGTCCGCACCCTGCCGCAGCATCCCGAAAGGCCGTTCGCATGA
- the amgK gene encoding N-acetylmuramate/N-acetylglucosamine kinase AmgK, whose translation MNSDRDGRKAEFLKAAGLADARRELLAGDASTRAYERLHRADGSTVIFMDQPPAAESAVCPPGASEAERLAMGYNAAARLAAGSVAAFVTTAAWLRDHGLSAPKILAHDIDAGLAVLEDLGDGLFATLIADGEPEAPLYEAAVDVQIQLQETTPPDVLVADGASWPLLTYDALALKVGTDTFLEWWPQFAQIAAFSPDAVAEWDALWGPVFARGAAGASVFTHRDFHAQNLLWLPQRAGVARVGLLDFQDALRAHPAWDLTHLLQDARRDVSPELEAAMLDRFLAARPALDREAFIHDYRALAASNAARILGRVFARQALLGRRQYEAFMPRTWRYLERNLTDPSMAGLRAWFDRHVPTEARR comes from the coding sequence TTGAATTCCGATCGTGACGGCCGCAAGGCCGAGTTCCTGAAGGCGGCGGGCCTGGCTGACGCCCGTCGCGAGCTGCTGGCCGGCGACGCCTCGACGCGCGCCTACGAACGCCTGCATCGCGCCGACGGCTCGACCGTCATATTCATGGACCAGCCGCCGGCCGCCGAGAGCGCGGTCTGCCCGCCCGGCGCCAGCGAGGCCGAACGCCTGGCCATGGGCTACAACGCCGCCGCGCGCCTGGCCGCCGGCTCGGTCGCCGCCTTCGTCACCACCGCCGCCTGGTTGCGCGACCATGGCCTCTCGGCCCCGAAGATCCTCGCCCACGACATCGACGCCGGCCTGGCCGTGCTGGAAGACCTCGGCGATGGACTGTTCGCGACCCTGATCGCCGACGGCGAGCCCGAAGCCCCGCTCTACGAGGCCGCCGTCGACGTCCAGATTCAGCTGCAGGAAACCACCCCGCCCGACGTGCTCGTCGCCGACGGCGCATCCTGGCCGCTGCTGACCTACGACGCCCTGGCCCTGAAGGTCGGGACCGACACCTTCCTCGAATGGTGGCCGCAGTTCGCGCAGATCGCGGCCTTTTCGCCCGACGCGGTCGCCGAGTGGGACGCCCTCTGGGGGCCGGTGTTCGCGCGCGGCGCGGCCGGCGCCAGCGTCTTCACCCATCGCGACTTCCACGCTCAGAACCTGCTCTGGCTGCCGCAGCGCGCCGGCGTCGCCCGCGTGGGCCTGCTCGACTTCCAGGACGCCCTGCGCGCCCACCCGGCCTGGGACCTCACCCATCTGTTGCAGGACGCCCGCCGCGATGTCTCGCCCGAACTGGAAGCGGCGATGCTGGACCGCTTCCTGGCCGCACGCCCGGCCCTCGATCGCGAAGCTTTCATCCACGACTACCGCGCGCTGGCCGCCTCCAACGCCGCGCGCATCCTCGGCCGCGTCTTCGCCCGCCAGGCCCTGCTGGGCCGCCGCCAGTACGAGGCCTTCATGCCCCGCACCTGGCGCTACCTGGAACGCAACCTGACCGACCCGTCGATGGCCGGCCTGCGGGCCTGGTTCGACCGCCACGTCCCGACCGAGGCCCGCCGATGA
- the tsaE gene encoding tRNA (adenosine(37)-N6)-threonylcarbamoyltransferase complex ATPase subunit type 1 TsaE → MITQAEGDFRLDDEAATGRLGAAIAAELKPGEAICLTGPLGAGKSTLARALVRALTTATEDVPSPTFTIVQFYEGARLKVAHFDLYRLTSADEAYEIGLDEALEDGAAVIEWPERLEGHLPPDRLDVEIVVDESPDGGEARRARLTPAGAWEGRGLEFRS, encoded by the coding sequence ATGATCACCCAGGCCGAAGGCGACTTCCGGCTCGATGACGAGGCCGCCACCGGGCGGCTGGGCGCGGCCATCGCCGCCGAGCTGAAGCCGGGCGAGGCGATCTGCCTGACCGGGCCGCTGGGGGCCGGCAAGTCGACACTGGCCCGCGCCCTGGTCCGCGCCCTGACCACCGCGACCGAGGACGTGCCCAGCCCGACCTTCACCATCGTACAGTTCTACGAAGGCGCGCGGCTGAAGGTCGCGCACTTCGATCTCTACCGTCTGACCTCGGCCGACGAGGCCTATGAGATCGGCCTGGACGAGGCGCTCGAGGACGGCGCGGCGGTGATCGAATGGCCCGAGCGCCTGGAGGGCCATCTTCCCCCCGACCGACTTGATGTAGAGATCGTCGTCGATGAGTCGCCGGACGGCGGGGAGGCGCGGCGCGCCCGGCTGACGCCGGCGGGCGCCTGGGAAGGACGTGGACTTGAATTCCGATCGTGA
- a CDS encoding nucleotidyltransferase family protein: MSQIKTAMVLAAGLGTRMRPLTDERPKALVTVAGRPLIDHVLDRLVAAGIETAVVNVHHFADQMEAHLAGRRDMKILISDERAALLDSGGGIKHARHLLGDDPILIANIDSLWIEGETPALETLKATWNPDAMDLCLLLVRRGHGIGFEGPQGFFMDEAGRLTHSAKPEPPTPYANVGFQILKPQILDGEPDGAFSIVPVWWRLSEQGRLYGAVMDGFWMHVGDPAAREAAEAKLR; the protein is encoded by the coding sequence ATGAGCCAGATCAAGACCGCCATGGTCCTGGCCGCGGGCCTGGGCACCCGCATGCGGCCGCTGACCGACGAGCGCCCCAAGGCCCTGGTCACCGTCGCCGGCAGGCCGCTGATCGACCACGTCCTCGACCGGCTGGTCGCGGCCGGGATCGAAACCGCCGTGGTCAACGTCCACCATTTCGCCGACCAGATGGAGGCCCATCTCGCCGGTCGGCGCGACATGAAGATTCTCATCTCCGACGAGCGGGCCGCCCTGCTCGACTCGGGCGGCGGCATCAAGCACGCGCGCCATTTGCTGGGCGACGACCCGATCCTGATCGCCAACATCGACTCGCTGTGGATCGAGGGGGAGACCCCGGCCCTGGAAACCCTCAAGGCGACCTGGAACCCGGACGCCATGGACCTCTGCCTGCTGCTGGTCCGCCGCGGTCACGGCATCGGCTTTGAGGGGCCGCAGGGCTTCTTCATGGACGAAGCCGGCCGACTGACCCACTCGGCCAAGCCCGAGCCGCCGACGCCCTACGCCAATGTCGGCTTCCAGATCCTCAAGCCCCAAATCCTCGACGGCGAGCCGGACGGCGCGTTCTCGATCGTGCCCGTCTGGTGGCGGCTGTCTGAACAGGGCCGCCTCTACGGCGCCGTCATGGACGGCTTCTGGATGCACGTCGGAGACCCCGCCGCCCGGGAGGCGGCCGAGGCGAAGCTCCGGTGA